The DNA sequence GAACTTGATCGGCGCCACTTTCTGCAGGTGCAGCAGAACATCGAGCATGGTGTAGCTGTCTTTGCCGCCCGACAGGCAGACCATGACCTTGTCGCCGTCCTCGATCATGTTGAAGTCGGTGACGGCTTCGCCGGCCAGACGACGAAGGCGTTTCTGCAGTTTGTTCTGGTTGACCGAAAGAGTGCCCATAGCGCTTGAAATCCGCAAGGTGTGTGACGAAAAGCCGACTATTTTACGCACAAACCGCGCCGGGGCGAAGGCCCTCGCCACAGCACCGGACAACTGACCTGTAATGGGCCCTGACGACGGCCGGCAAAGATTACAAGGTGCTTACAGAGACTTTTGACAGCACGATTTGCTCTAAAAGCACGAGTATTTACCGCGAACTACTTTCCTATACTGGGCTTACGACCAAACACAATAGTCTGGTCCGTTCCTTACTTCGGCCTGTTGGCCGTTAGCGCTCCATTGGGGGGCGATGGCAACAACGAAAGGAGTGACTGGCATGATCCATCACGTTCTGGGGCTTTTCACCCATCCCGATCAAGAATGGCGAGAAATTCGTGGCGAAGAGGAAAGCATCAGCCACATGTATCTCACCCACACACTGATACTGGCTGCTATTCCGGCGGTATCGGCGTTCATCGGCACTACCCAGGTCGGCTGGGTCATCGGTAACCGCGCACCGGTCATGTTGACGCAAGAAAGCGCGCTATGGATGACCGTCATGTCCTACCTGGCCATGCTCGGCGGCGTTGCGGTCATGGGGGCGTTCATCCACTGGATGGCGCGGACCTACGATGCCAACCCAAGCCTGGCCCGCTGTATTGCTTTCGCCACCTATACCGCCACCCCGCTGTTCATCGGGGGGCTGGCGGCGCTCTACCCACACCTCTGGCTGGGGATGATCGTCGGCACGGCCGCCATTTGCTACACGGTTTACCTGCTGTATGTCGGCTTGCCGACATTCATGAACATCCCATCCGATGAAGGCTTCCTGTTCTCCAGTTCGGTGCTGGCCGTGGGGCTGGTCGTACTGGTGGCCATCATGGCGTTCACGGTTATCGTCTGGGGGCTGGGCGTAGGGCCTGTCTACACCAACTAAGGCATAGGGCCCATAGGGCCGTGATCATCGGGCCGCCGCAAGGCGGCCTGATACTGTGCGCATGACCATTGGGCGGCAAACGTCTCGGCAGGCTTTCGAGGTTGCGGCATAATTGCCGCCTCTGGAGTGTCATCACCAATGCCCGAGCTACTCAATTCCCGCGTCGAAACCTGTTTCCAGCAAGCCGAAGCCTTTTTCAATCGCCCCTTCAAGCGCGCGCAAGTCAGCCTCAAGCTGCGCGGCCAAAAGGCCGGGGTCGCCCATCTGCACGAGAACCTGCTGCGCTTCAACCCGCAACTGTACCGTGAGAACCGCGAAGACTTCCTCAAGCAGACCGTGGCCCACGAAGTGGCGCACCTGGTGGCTCATCAATTGTTCGGCGACAGCATTGCGCCCCATGGCGAAGAGTGGCAGCTGATCATGCGCGGCGTTTACGAACTGCCGCCCCTTCGCTGTCATAACTATGCGGTTAAACGGCGCAGCGTGACCCGTTATATCTATCGCTGCCCGTGTGATGGCAGTGATTTCGCGTTTTCGGCGCAGCGTCATGGGTTGGTGCATCAGGGGCGGCGGTATTTGTGCCGGCGTTGCCGGCATACGTTGGTGTTCAGCGGGGAGACCCGGGTTGAATAAGCGGCGCCCATAAAAAAACCCATCCGGAGATGGGTTTTTGTAGACCTTTAGATCGCATCGCTGGCAAGCCAGCGATTGGCGCCCAACGGGCGCCCGTCTACTTAGCGCGCAACACCCTCAGCCACACCCAGGTCATCGGTCGGACGCTCGTCAGAGATCGACGTGCCACCCGACGCCAGTTCAGCCTGCAGCTTGTCTTCGTCCAGCTCCTTGACCCACTTGGCCACGACCAGGGTAGCAACGCCGTTGCCGATCAGGTTGGTCAGGGCGCGCGCCTCGGACATGAAGCGGTCGATACCCAGGATCAGCGCCAGGCCGGCAACCGGCAGGTGGCCAACGGCGGACAAGGTGGCGGCGAGCACGATGAAGCCACTGCCGGTCACGCCTGCAGCGCCTTTGGAAGCCACCAGCAACACCAGCAACAGGGTGATCTGATGGCTGATGTCCATGGTGGTGTCGGTCGCCTGGGCGATGAACACGGCAGCCATGGTCAGGTAGATGGAAGTACCGTCGAGGTTGAACGAGTAACCGGTCGGGATAACCAGGCCGACGACGGACTTCTTCGCACCCAGACGCTCCATTTTCACCAGCATGCGCGGCAGGGCAGATTCCGAAGAGGAAGTGCCCAGCACGATCATCAGCTCTTCACGGATGTAGCGAATCAGCTTGATGACGCTGAAGCCATGGGCACGGGCGATCCCGCCCAGCACCACCAGGATGAACACCACGCAGGTGATGTAGAAGCAGATCATCAGCTGGCCCAACTGCACCAGCGAGCCCACGCCGTATTGACCGATGGTGAACGCCATGGCGCCGAATGCACCTATCGGGGCGAGCTTCATGATCATGTTGATGATGTTGAACATCACGTGGGCAAAGCGATCGATCAGGTCCAGCAGCAGCTTGCCGTAGGCACCCAGGCGATGCAGGGCGAAGCCGAAGATCACCGAGAACATCAGTACCTGGAGAATATCGCCATTGGCGAATGCGCCCACCACGGTGTTCGGGATGATATTGAGCAGGAAGCCAATGGTGGTCTGCTGGGCACCGGCGGCGGCATAAGCTGCAACGCTGCTGGCGTTCAGGGTGGTGACATCAATGTGCATGCCAGCGCCGGGCTTGACC is a window from the Pseudomonas sp. LS1212 genome containing:
- a CDS encoding Yip1 family protein: MIHHVLGLFTHPDQEWREIRGEEESISHMYLTHTLILAAIPAVSAFIGTTQVGWVIGNRAPVMLTQESALWMTVMSYLAMLGGVAVMGAFIHWMARTYDANPSLARCIAFATYTATPLFIGGLAALYPHLWLGMIVGTAAICYTVYLLYVGLPTFMNIPSDEGFLFSSSVLAVGLVVLVAIMAFTVIVWGLGVGPVYTN
- a CDS encoding SprT family zinc-dependent metalloprotease, with translation MPELLNSRVETCFQQAEAFFNRPFKRAQVSLKLRGQKAGVAHLHENLLRFNPQLYRENREDFLKQTVAHEVAHLVAHQLFGDSIAPHGEEWQLIMRGVYELPPLRCHNYAVKRRSVTRYIYRCPCDGSDFAFSAQRHGLVHQGRRYLCRRCRHTLVFSGETRVE
- a CDS encoding dicarboxylate/amino acid:cation symporter, producing the protein MTTRQPIYKSLYFQVIIAITIGILLGHYSPETGVALKPLGDGFVKLIKMVIAPIIFCTVVSGIAGMQNMKSVGKTGGYALLYFEIVSTIALIIGLVVVNVVKPGAGMHIDVTTLNASSVAAYAAAGAQQTTIGFLLNIIPNTVVGAFANGDILQVLMFSVIFGFALHRLGAYGKLLLDLIDRFAHVMFNIINMIMKLAPIGAFGAMAFTIGQYGVGSLVQLGQLMICFYITCVVFILVVLGGIARAHGFSVIKLIRYIREELMIVLGTSSSESALPRMLVKMERLGAKKSVVGLVIPTGYSFNLDGTSIYLTMAAVFIAQATDTTMDISHQITLLLVLLVASKGAAGVTGSGFIVLAATLSAVGHLPVAGLALILGIDRFMSEARALTNLIGNGVATLVVAKWVKELDEDKLQAELASGGTSISDERPTDDLGVAEGVAR